Proteins co-encoded in one Fusarium musae strain F31 chromosome 3, whole genome shotgun sequence genomic window:
- a CDS encoding hypothetical protein (EggNog:ENOG41) — MVYGDAMPPLDLTDSCMVSEDTLMEERNALDDRGWNTKGEISSNSYIRARYLMAYVFDEVIEVALGNDTHATLEYLQ; from the exons ATGGTTTATGGCGATGCTA TGCCGCCATTGGACTTGACAGATAGCTGTATGGTATCTGAGGATACGCTGATGGAAGAGCGTAACGCTCTCGATGACAGGGGCTGGAACACGAAGGGTGAGATTTCCAGCAACAGTTACATACGGGCTCGCTACTTGATGGCGTATGTCTTTGACGAGGTGATAGAAGTGGCACTTGGCAACGATACCCATGCCACGCTTGAATATCTTCAGTAG
- the DBP7 gene encoding ATP-dependent RNA helicase dbp7 (EggNog:ENOG41~BUSCO:EOG09260KNR) has translation MADDGMLLNFDLGSGPIKPQVKFKGGRWRDRKQAEKSARIASGKTPQAKPSGDGFDEGRSSKRQRTDDGGGDQSFDYKASSRHGSRPKIRDNDGHGGSGQPRNQQSDRKSRQVISRLFSFNPAQTTEEEEKQAEWTAPEATNAPLSDVANFGTLTISARLVDELGKMNLERPTAIQNKVIPHMLTSSSDAFVQAETGSGKTLAYLLPILHRVLLLSEKGKAQIHRDSGAFAIIVAPTRELAKQVHTVLEKLIRPFPWLVSTAITGGESKKAEKARIRKGVNFLVATPGRLADHIDNTKALSLSTVRWLILDEGDRLMDLGFEDDLKKVITAIKAVDVSNKLTDGTPLTALPERRVTVLCSATMKMNVQKLGEMSLADATFLAAKKEEMELDVEKTEMKAPAQLHQYYSVVPAKLRLVTLISYLKATFSRRGKTMKAIIFISCADSVDFHYELLRDPNNNEAPVAGSKDAESVSKTVAKAAYITSPASPEVVLHRMHGSLSQPIRTATLRSFSACKSPSLLITTDVSSRGLDIPSVDLVIEYDPAFSFADHIHRVGRTARAGRPGDALLFLLPGTEEGYIELLKASTPPTPQSYDSILQKGMMTKLEFPVETSAKPEDGQSFHDKAEALQLHIEQRLLTDTKRLELARNGFKSHIRAYATHTKEERKHFDISELHLGHTAKSYGLREAPGGIGAGVERKTKKRTNKGVEKNTEQAAGDERQNQNIIRKKSMMLMNSAADEFNIG, from the coding sequence ATGGCTGACGATGGAATGCTTTTGAATTTTGACCTGGGCTCAGGTCCAATTAAGCCCCAGGTCAAGTTTAAGGGTGGTCGATGGCGTGACAGGAAGCAAGCAGAGAAGTCGGCAAGGATAGCTTCCGGGAAAACACCACAAGCCAAACCTTCTGGAGACGGATTCGATGAGGGCAGGTCGTCAAAACGCCAAAGAacagatgatggaggagggGATCAATCATTCGACTACAAAGCATCCAGCAGACATGGTTCGCGACCGAAGATCAGAGATAACGATGGCCACGGAGGCTCAGGCCAGCCTCGCAACCAACAGTCAGATCGCAAATCTAGACAAGTCATCTCACGACTCTTCTCATTCAATCCCGCACAGAcgacagaggaggaggagaagcaggcAGAATGGACGGCTCCCGAAGCAACCAATGCGCCTTTATCAGATGTTGCGAACTTTGGCACACTGACGATTTCTGCCCgacttgttgatgagcttggcaagATGAACCTGGAGCGACCCACGGCTATTCAGAACAAGGTGATTCCGCACATGTTAACGAGCAGCTCTGATGCCTTCGTGCAAGCCGAAACTGGTTCAGGAAAGACTCTGGCATACCTCTTACCTATCTTACATCGTGTTCTACTTCTCAGCGAAAAGGGGAAGGCTCAGATTCATCGAGATTCTGGCGCTTTTGCCATCATCGTTGCACCTACTCGCGAACTTGCAAAACAGGTTCACACAGTTCTAGAGAAGCTCATCCGACCGTTCCCATGGCTTGTATCGACAGCAATTACCGGAGGAGAATCTAAGAAGGCGGAAAAGGCTCGCATACGGAAGGGTGTCAATTTTCTGGTTGCTACTCCTGGACGACTTGCTGATCATATCGACAATACAAAGGCGCTTAGCCTCAGCACAGTTCGATGGTTGATTCTCGATGAAGGTGATCGACTCATGGATCTGGGTTTCGAGGACGACTTGAAGAAGGTCATCACGGCTATCAAGGCAGTCGACGTATCCAACAAACTAACCGATGGAACACCACTCACGGCCCTTCCCGAACGAAGAGTCACGGTGCTGTGCTCAGCGACAATGAAGATGAACGTACAGAAGCTGGGAGAGATGAGTTTGGCGGATGCGACATTCCTGGCAgcaaagaaggaggagatggagcttGATGTGGAAAAGACGGAAATGAAGGCGCCCGCACAGCTTCACCAGTACTACTCCGTTGTCCCGGCCAAGCTGCGACTCGTCACTCTCATCTCGTATCTCAAGGCGACATTTTCTCGGCGTGGAAAGACCATGAAGGCGATTATATTCATATCATGTGCCGACTCTGTCGACTTCCATTACGAACTCTTGCGAGACCCCAACAATAATGAGGCACCTGTCGCAGGCTCTAAGGATGCAGAGTCGGTTTCGAAGACAGTGGCAAAAGCAGCATACATCACTTCACCAGCAAGCCCCGAAGTTGTTCTACACAGGATGCACGGATCTTTGTCGCAGCCCATTCGTACAGCTACATTGCGATCGTTCTCAGCTTGCAAGTCTCCCTCTCTTTTGATCACCACCGATGTTTCCTCGCGTGGTCTTGATATTCCGTCGGTCGATCTGGTCATCGAGTACGACCCTGCGTTCAGTTTCGCCGATCATATCCATCGTGTTGGTCGTACTGCTCGTGCTGGTCGACCCGGTGATGCTTTATTATTCCTGCTACCCGGAACCGAAGAAGGATATATCGAACTCCTAAAAGCGTCAACGCCACCAACACCGCAATCCTACGACTCTATTCTCCAGAAGGGAATGATGACGAAACTCGAATTCCCGGTCGAGACGTCTGCGAAACCGGAGGATGGACAGTCCTTCCACGACAAGGCGGAAGCCCTTCAGCTACATATCGAGCAACGTCTCCTAACGGACACCAAGCGACTAGAGCTTGCTCGAAACGGCTTCAAGTCCCACATCAGGGCATATGCTACGCATACcaaggaggagagaaagcACTTTGACATTTCAGAATTACACTTGGGACACACGGCAAAGAGCTACGGTCTGAGAGAGGCACCTGGGGGCATCGGCGCAGGTGTGGAGAGGAAGACTAAGAAGCGGACGAATAAGGGTGTCGAGAAGAATACAGAACAGGCAGCTGGAGATGAGCGGCAAAACCAGAACATTATCAGGAAGAAGAGTATGATGCTGATGAATTCCGCGGCAGATGAGTTCAACATTGGTTAG
- a CDS encoding hypothetical protein (EggNog:ENOG41), which translates to MPTYSSLYSNFVRQGSTFAKSITTHGYAQSVVAAAHPHVLNSQNRPSFVRRKTNRLGRFSNLQLHSAFHTERTASSGLPSVEHRPAQNHGGLDAYFEALQHQQATGEIDSEWTQFDFQKSIEWKPTPASILTKDQGLSKDVLEEALIEDAEVKSNLSIEDQAALAHIDAALEREIEVRSLQEAAENAASEGRPLSGLGFKSRSPVISRSQTPASVARSFTPTVDPQSLTYADHLHKLAENGRYVEIPAVFEAMLATGVQPIAGAYNALLLSAIHIPMKKIEIVSKALDVYADMLRRKVSPDAETFNILVGLLASRCLEVAELKAALEAKRVRFGGMDQVGQFMLASHELEHAILCEDDRLDLAIQLFDTSVNTDAANFTAETYHQLITACAKDGRVDDMLRLYEHMEGSQIVPYAALFPTMITAFASSGDLVSAVECYNEYRNLAIAHDDGETTLNDRLDAEVYAAVINAYVVTDKIEGAMKFFQKIVDQYGVRAADIKDALITTGFVKGLITRGIYQEALEWARSVADEARAKAMSEIATIAADKGDTDTAVAAYSAMPPYADDLITPATALLAMNVRQTDVVGASKYWQVLCNPGVQVDLTFIEPTAMYAVAMIGSGRVAEGLAQSEMMFQRIRASVSQTQPHLVEEVDEGVEFVTRFMETRGIPDPREIASQVASFQPMTASYLSTPAVSTFEDTYDPYASNTDFKGSSLIADDLEGNHGRKGPRLSEALNRFRNIRRAGRHPRYITYAKLISAAARDGKFDLCHDILSMARTDMPIMPQYAVVRYGWSSILDAMVGACLTVGNRGRAEQFHQELLEIGASPSANTFGLYITTLKDSTKTFDEASEAVRIFHRAKAEGVEPSSFLYNALIGKLGKARRIDDCLFYFAEMRALGIKPTSVTYGTIVNALCRVSDEKFAETLFDEMEAMPNYKARPAPYNSMMQFFLTTKRDKTKVLAYYERMKAKGIAPTAHTYKLLVDTHATLDPVDMDAAEEVLGMIRASGQRVEPVHYASLIHARGCVLHDMEGAMKMFDSVVKESLVPISASLYQALFEAMVANHQVAASEPVLAHMRSKGVELTPYIANTLIHGWAAEKKIEKAQGIYDTVGREKREPSTYEAMTRAYLAVEQREEAKGVVGEMLTRGYPSAVVNKVLELLGGGHDVSE; encoded by the coding sequence ATGCCCACATACTCTAGCCTTTACTCGAATTTCGTCCGTCAAGGATCAACATTCGCAAAGTCTATCACAACACACGGTTACGCTCAATCCGTTGTTGCTGCCGCTCACCCTCACGTCCTCAACTCTCAGAACCGACCTAGCTTTGTACGACGAAAGACCAACCGACTTGGTCGCTTCTCTAaccttcagcttcattcTGCCTTCCACACTGAGCGCACAGCATCTTCGGGCCTCCCGTCCGTTGAGCATCGCCCTGCCCAGAACCATGGAGGTCTAGACGCGTACTTCGAGGCCCTACAGCACCAGCAGGCCACCGGTGAAATCGATTCCGAATGGACCCAATTCGACTTTCAGAAGAGCATTGAATGGAAGCCAACTCCTGCTTCCATTCTGACCAAGGACCAGGGACTTTCTAAAGATGTTCTCGAGGAGGCCTTGATTGAGGATGCTGAGGTCAAATCGAACCTGTCGATCGAGGATCAGGCAGCCCTTGCGCATATCGATGCTGCGCTCGAGAGGGAGATCGAGGTACGGAGTTTACAGGAAGCAGCTGAGAATGCTGCTTCTGAAGGACGACCCTTGTCTGGTCTTGGCTTCAAGTCACGATCCCCAGTGATTTCAAGGTCCCAAACTCCAGCAAGTGTCGCTCGCAGCTTCACTCCTACTGTGGACCCTCAGTCCCTGACTTATGCCGACCATCTTCACAAGCTCGCTGAGAATGGCCGATATGTTGAAATCCCCGCAGTCTTTGAGGCAATGCTGGCGACTGGCGTGCAGCCTATCGCCGGTGCCTACAATGCTCTCCTCCTGTCGGCTATCCATATCCCTatgaagaagatcgagattGTATCAAAGGCTCTCGACGTTTATGCCGACATGCTTAGGAGAAAGGTCTCGCCAGATGCCGAGACTTTCAACATTCTCGTTGGGCTTCTGGCATCCCGATGCCTCGAGGTCGCGGAGCTGAAGGCTGCCTTGGAGGCCAAGCGAGTTCGGTTTGGTGGCATGGACCAGGTTGGCCAATTCATGCTTGCGTCTCACGAACTCGAGCATGCCATTCTTTGCGAGGACGACCGTCTCGATCTCGCAATTCAGTTGTTCGACACTTCAGTCAACACTGATGCCGCCAACTTCACCGCCGAGACTTACCACCAGCTTATTACGGCCTGTGCCAAAGACGGACGCGTCGATGACATGCTGCGTCTTTACGAGCACATGGAGGGAAGCCAAATCGTCCCTTATGCTGCTTTGTTTCCCACCATGATCACTGCTTTCGCCTCGTCCGGAGATCTGGTCAGTGCTGTTGAATGCTACAACGAATACCGCAACCTTGCCATTGCCCACGACGATGGAGAGACTACTCTCAATGATCGACTCGATGCTGAGGTTTATGCCGCGGTTATCAATGCCTACGTGGTCACTGATAAGATCGAAGGCGCCATGAAGTTCTTTCAGAAGATTGTCGACCAATATGGTGTCCGTGCTGCTGATATTAAGGATGCTCTGATTACCACCGGTTTCGTCAAGGGTTTAATCACCCGTGGTATCTACCAGGAGGCTTTGGAATGGGCTCGATCCGTCGCGGATGAAGCTCGTGCCAAGGCCATGAGTGAGATTGCAACTATTGCTGCCGACAAGGGTGATACAGACACCGCTGTCGCAGCCTACAGTGCCATGCCTCCTTACGCGGACGATTTGATCACTCCCGCCACCGCTCTCCTCGCTATGAATGTCCGTCAGACCGATGTTGTTGGTGCCTCCAAGTACTGGCAAGTTCTATGCAACCCCGGTGTGCAGGTGGATCTTACTTTCATCGAGCCTACAGCCATGTATGCCGTGGCCATGATTGGCTCTGGCCGAGTTGCCGAGGGACTGGCACAGTCCGAGATGATGTTCCAGCGTATTCGTGCCTCTGTTTCTCAgactcaacctcatcttgtCGAGGAGGTCGATGAGGGAGTCGAATTCGTCACTCGATTTATGGAGACTCGTGGCATCCCCGATCCCCGCGAGATTGCTTCTCAAGTTGCCAGCTTCCAGCCTATGACCGCTTCTTATCTGTCGACTCCTGCAGTTTCCACCTTCGAGGATACCTACGACCCTTACGCCAGCAACACCGACTTCAAGGGATCCTCCCTTATTGCGGACGATCTTGAGGGTAACCATGGCCGCAAGGGGCCTCGTCTTAGTGAGGCACTGAACCGATTCCGCAACATTCGACGTGCTGGCCGACATCCTCGCTACATTACCTATGCTAAGCTTatttctgctgctgctcgggATGGCAAGTTCGATCTCTGCCATGACATTCTCAGCATGGCTCGCACTGATATGCCTATCATGCCCCAGTATGCTGTTGTTCGCTATGGATGGTCTAGCATTCTTGATGCCATGGTCGGCGCTTGTTTGACCGTGGGCAACCGTGGGCGAGCTGAGCAATTTCACCAGGAGCTGTTGGAAATCGGCGCCAGCCCTTCTGCCAACACTTTCGGTCTCTACATCACCACGCTCAAGGATTCGACTAAGACTTTTGACGAGGCTTCCGAGGCTGTCCGTATCTTTCACCGGGCGAAGGCTGAAGGTGTCGAACCCAGCTCATTCTTGTATAACGCTCTCATTGGTAAGCTCGGAAAGGCTCGCCGCATCGACGACTGCCTTTTCTACTTTGCTGAGATGAGAGCTCTTGGAATCAAACCTACATCGGTCACCTATGGTACCATTGTCAATGCACTCTGCCGAGTCAGTGATGAAAAGTTTGCCGAAACACtgtttgatgagatggaggcgATGCCCAACTACAAGGCTCGTCCTGCACCTTACAACAGTATGATGCAATTCTTCCTGACCACAAAGCGAGATAAGACAAAGGTTTTGGCTTACTACGAACGcatgaaggccaagggcATTGCCCCTACCGCCCATACCTATAAGCTTCTGGTCGATACTCACGCTACCCTTGATCCTGTTGACATGGATGCTGCCGAGGAGGTTCTTGGTATGATTCGTGCCTCTGGTCAACGCGTCGAACCTGTTCACTATGCTTCCCTCATTCACGCCAGGGGATGTGTTCTCCACGACATGGAAGGTGCCATGAAGATGTTCGATTCTGTTGTCAAGGAGTCTCTTGTCCCCATCAGTGCCAGCTTGTATCAGGCTCTGTTTGAGGCCATGGTTGCCAACCACCAGGTTGCTGCTTCTGAGCCTGTGCTTGCTCACATGCGAAGCAAAGGCGTGGAATTAACCCCTTACATTGCCAACACCTTGATCCATGGCTgggctgctgagaagaagattgagaaaGCTCAAGGTATCTATGATACTGTTGGCCGAGAGAAGCGCGAGCCTAGCACATACGAGGCTATGACCCGAGCTTATCTAGCTGTTGAGCAGCGagaggaggccaagggtgTTGTCGGTGAGATGCTCACCCGCGGCTATCCCAGTGCTGTCGTCAACAAGGTcctggagcttcttggtggagGACATGATGTTTCGGAGTAG
- a CDS encoding hypothetical protein (EggNog:ENOG41), with translation MSLEVITTISPNTNEPILTRNGASQADLESLPKVATEAFQSYRKTTLKERQAIVRKFLDGLLAKKDELGEELTVQMGRPISYTPGEVATAVKRGEYLLKISDEALKDTDGEPEKGFKRFIRKVPVGPVLIIFAWNYPYLILVNSLIPALLAGCSVILKPSPQTPTIVERVTDLLKEAGLPDGVCQYFHCGSPTLMETIVRDPKIALVCFTGSVAGGLAVQQAASDRIVNVGLELGGKDPAYVRSDVDVDWAAAEIVDGAIFNSGQSCCSIERVYVDEEIHDQFVEAVQKVLKSYKLGDPFNKETQLGPVVSKRSKQTAEEHVKDAVDSGAKDATPENETFSNPPTKGNFVKPTLLTGVNHSMRVMTEESFAPIIPVMKVKNDSEAVKYMNDSEFGLTASIWTRDTDRGYELAEDVEAGTVFVNRCDYPAPDLAWTGWKNSGKGQTLSKFGFDQFVKLKSYHLKDYPN, from the exons ATGTCTCTGGAAGTCATCACCACAATCTCCCCAAACACAAACGAGCCCATCCTCACCAGGAATGGCGCCTCTCAAGCTGACCTCGAGTCTCTCCCCAAGGTCGCCACTGAGGCTTTCCAGAGCTATCGCAAGACAACGTTGAAGGAGCGTCAAGCTATTGTTCGCAAGTTCCTCGATGGCCTCTTGGCTAAGAAGGATGAGCTCGGCGAAGAGTTGACTGTTCAGATGGGCCGCCCCATCTCTTACACACCGGGCGAGGTCGCCACAGCTGTCAAGAGAGGTGAATATCTCCTCAAGATTAGTGATGAGGCCCTCAAGGACACCGACGGCGAGCCCGAAAAGGGCTTCAAGCGTTTCATCCGAAAGGTCCCTGTCGGACCTGTactcatcatctttgcgTGGAAC TACCCTTACCTTATTCTGGTCAACTCTCTCATTCCCGCTCTTCTTGCAGGCTGCAGTGTAATCCTCAAGCCCTCACCTCAGACACCTACCATCGTGGAACGGGTTACCGATCTCCTAAAGGAGGCGGGCTTGCCTGATGGCGTTTGCCAGTACTTCCACTGCGGCTCTCCCACTCTTATGGAGACCATCGTGCGCGATCCCAAGATCGCCCTAGTTTGTTTCACCGGCTCTGTCGCCGGAGGTCTCGCTGTGCAACAAGCTGCGTCTGACCGCATTGTAAATGTCGGTCTGGAGTTGGGTGGCAAGGACCCAGCATATGTTCGATCAGATGTCGATGTTGATTGGGCTGCTGCAGAGATTGTTGACGgtgccatcttcaactctggCCAGAGCTGCTGCTCTATCGAGCGTGTGtatgttgatgaggagattcACGATCAGTTTGTTGAGGCTGTGCAAAAGGTGCTCAAGAGCTACAAGCTCGGTGATCCCTTTAACAAGGAGACTCAATTGGGACCTGTCGTTTCGAAGCGATCAAAGCAGACTGCCGAGGAACATGTCAAGGACGCCGTCGACAGCGGTGCCAAGGATGCCACTCCCGAGAACGAGACTTTCAGCAACCCTCCTACCAAGGGTAACTTTGTGAAACCCACCCTTCTGACTGGCGTCAACCATAGCATGCGGGTCATGACTGAGGAGTCGTTTGCCCCAATTA TTCCTGTTATGAAGGTCAAGAATGACAGCGAGGCCGTCAAGTACATGAACGACAGCGAGTTTGGTCTGACAGCCAGCATCTGGACCAGGGACACAGACAGAGGATACGAGCTTGCCGAGGATGTGGAAGCCGGCACTGTATTTGTCAACAGATGCGATTATCCGGCACCG GATCTGGCATGGACTGGCTGGAAGAACTCGGGCAAGGGACAGACACTTAGCAAGTTTGGATTTGATCAGTTTgtgaagctcaagagctACCACCTGAAGGACTACCCAAACTAA
- the ESF2 gene encoding RNA-binding ATPase activator esf2: protein MAPETKNDFLDTADSDEENDVGYNSEDDDMRKGGRGAKRRKLDSDDEDNLGSDIERDASGDEDEPTEKDAEKTEKEEKKDDKPEKPKRKSKDTTSTELPDVTRTLTKKNLVASEAAVKKSGVVYLSRIPPFMKPAKLRSLLEPYGTINRIFLTPEDPASHARRVRAGGNKKKSYTEGWVEFTKKKDAKAVCDLLNARTIGGKKGSYYHDDLWNLLYLKGFKWHNLTEQIAAENAERASRMRAEISKSTKENKEFVRNVEKAKMLDGMEAKAKAKKRKADGEGEGEGEGAGEDSVRQVKRSFKQVPLAKKKTEVEDQPAEVTRVLSKIF from the coding sequence atggcaccCGAAACCAAAAACGACTTTCTTGATACCGCCGACAGCGATGAGGAGAACGATGTTGGCTACAATTCtgaagacgatgatatgAGAAAGGGTGGCCGAGGTGCCAAGCGACGGAAACTCGACTCGGACGACGAAGATAATCTGGGTAGCGATATCGAGCGCGATGCCAGcggcgacgaggatgagccAACAGAAAAGGATGCAGAAAAAacagaaaaggaagaaaagaaagacgacAAACCGGAAAAGCCAAAGCGCAAGTCAAAAGACACAACTTCGACAGAACTGCCCGATGTCACAAGAAcattgacaaagaagaacCTCGTCGCCTCCGAAGCCGCCGTCAAGAAGTCAGGCGTCGTCTACCTCTCCCGTATACCACCTTTCATGAAGCCCGCCAAGCTGCGATCTCTCCTCGAACCCTATGGCACCATCAATCGCATCTTCCTCACCCCCGAGGACCCAGCCTCACATGCTCGTCGCGTTCGCGCTGGCGGTAACAAGAAGAAATCTTATACCGAAGGATGGGTCGAGTTCACAAAAAAGAAGGATGCCAAGGCTGTATGCGATCTTCTCAACGCGCGCACCATCGGCGGCAAGAAGGGCAGCTACTACCACGACGATTTATGGAATCTTCTATACCTCAAGGGTTTCAAATGGCACAACCTCACAGAGCAAATCGCTGCTGAGAACGCTGAGCGCGCTAGCCGCATGAGAGCCGAGATCAGCAAGTCGACAAAGGAGAACAAGGAGTTTGTCAGGAACGTggagaaggcaaagatgcTGGACGGCATGGAAGCCAAggcaaaggccaagaagaggaaagcaGATggcgagggagagggagagggagagggagcgGGAGAAGACTCGGTGCGACAAGTCAAGAGATCGTTCAAGCAAGTTCCtctggcgaagaagaagacggaagTGGAAGATCAACCAGCCGAGGTGACGAGGGTACTGAGCAAGATTTTCTAA
- the NMD3 gene encoding ribosome-binding protein (BUSCO:EOG09262CA4), producing MSMDLDDQPISIAPATQQQGAATILCCNCGAPIDGTASSGALCYDCIKLTVDISQGVQREATLNFCRDCDRWLMPPNSWIVAAPESRELLAMCLKKLRGLNKVRIVDASFIWTEPHSRRVKVKITIQDSVQDGMLLQQSFEVVYVVAYQQCPECAKSYTANVWRAAVQVRQKVLHKRTFLFLEQLIMKHGAHKDTLNIREAKDGIDFFFAQKNQAEKFIDFLNSVVPVKVKASQELISHDTHTSKSSYKFTYSAELVPICKDDLVALPIKMAKQSGNISPLLLCHKIGTSVYLLDPQTLQTCDISSPIYWRAPFLSLTDTHELVEFIVMDIDRTTTQKGKWTLAEATVARASDLGSNDRTYFTRTHLGRLLQPGDSAMGYLLAGTVFNNTEYEKIESSNTYSSRIPDVVLVKKHYPRRRKNRKRNWQLKRMDKDEGELLPKKADQERLDQEYEQFLRDVEEDEELRATLALYKAKKRAEEEMSVAETEEDDEAPHVDMNELLDDFDELTMEDRPMQE from the exons ATGTCGATGGATCTGGATGACCAGCCTATCTCTATAGCCCCTGCCACTCAGCAGCAGGGCGCTGCTAC TATTCTTTGCTGCAACTGCGGTGCCCCGATCGATGGAACCGCCTCCAGCGGCGCTCTCTGCTACGACTGTATCAAGCTTACCGTCGACATTTCCCAAGGCGTCCAGCGAGAGGCGACGCTCAACTTCTGCCGAGATTGCGACCGATGGCTCATGCCCCCCAACAGCTGGATCGTTGCCGCCCCCGAATCCCGCGAATTGTTAGCCATGTGCCTCAAGAAACTTCGAGGTTTGAACAAAGTCCGTATCGTGGACGCGAGCTTTATCTGGACCGAGCCTCACTCGCGACGAGTAAAGGTCAAGATCACAATCCAGGATTCCGTCCAAGATGGTATGCTGCTTCAACAGAGCTTCGAGGTTGTCTATGTAGTGGCGTACCAGCAGTGCCCTGAGTGTGCCAAGTCGTACACTGCCAACGTTTGGCGAGCTGCTGTTCAAGTTCGTCAAAAGGTCCTTCACAAGCGAactttcctcttcctcgagcAGCTTATTATGAAGCACGGCGCACACAAAGATACACTCAACATTCGGGAGGCCAAGGATGgcatcgacttcttcttcgcccaaAAGAACCAGGCCGAGAAGTTCATCGACTTCCTCAACTCTGTGGTGCCTGTCAAGGTGAAGGCGTCGCAGGAGCTCATCTCTCACGATACCCACACCTCCAAGTCCTCGTACAAGTTCACATATTCGGCCGAGCTGGTGCCTATATGTAAGGACGACTTGGTCGCTCTGCCtatcaagatggccaagcAGAGCGGCAACATCTCacctctcctcctctgccaCAAGATTGGTACCTCTGTGTACCTGTTGGACCCTCAGACTCTTCAGACTTGCGATATCAGCTCACCCATCTATTGGCGAGCTCCTTTCCTATCACTCACTGATACACATGAACTCGTTGAGTTCATTGTCATGGATATCGACCGCACAACGACCCAGAAGGGCAAGTGGACGCTTGCCGAAGCCACAGTCGCTCGTGCCTCAGATCTTGGCTCAAATGACCGAACATACTTCACAAGGACTCATCTGGGTCGACTCCTCCAGCCTGGTGATTCTGCTATGGGTTACCTGCTGGCCGGAACCGTTTTCAACAACACCGAATacgagaagatcgagagcTCCAACACATACTCATCGAGGATCCCTGACGTGGTGCTAGTCAAGAAGCACTATCCCCGTCGCAGAAAGAACCGCAAGAGAAACTGGCAGCTTAAGCGTATGGACAAGGACGAGGGCGAGCTTCTTCCCAAGAAGGCAGACCAAGAACGCTTGGATCAAGAGTACGAGCAGTTCTTGCGAGATgtcgaggaagacgaggagctCCGTGCTACGCTCGCCCTGTATAAGGCTAAGAAGAGagccgaggaggagatgagtGTGGCTGagactgaggaggacgatgaggCACCTCACGTTGATATGAATGAGTTGCtggatgactttgatgagcttaCAATGGAGGATCGGCCAATGCAAGAATAG
- a CDS encoding hypothetical protein (EggNog:ENOG41), whose protein sequence is MAHQFTLHIHTSEYNRLKNLAKHRNADTIREIERPVVGAPTLLTRHRQEDVRRNVKQRKLLGTNSNEKKDSPYVGSSLQGLMESPRKEHKWISATGLADTAATRASAGFKSQKISPLRLNQGSSSTPAKKRHIPLGDDDETDDGDDLDLATPSRVTATKAARTAHTSSPAMPRSTPRTAFSTPRSLKSAMNTTSRPGSSVKRPTAPGGSQARKISKSRDTQEDIDDDDPFGINKRRIQRQKSREQFRKTEEKIASKPSLDDIPSFL, encoded by the coding sequence ATGGCTCACCAATTCACACTTCACATTCATACTTCTGAATACAACCGCTTGAAGAATTTGGCTAAACACCGAAACGCAGACACAATCCGTGAGATTGAAAGGCCTGTAGTCGGCGCGCCAACCCTCCTCACAAGACATCGTCAGGAGGACGTGCGCCGCAACGTCAAACAGCGCAAGCTCTTAGGTACTAACTcaaacgagaagaaggattccCCTTACGTAGGGTCAAGTCTGCAAGGTCTCATGGAGAGTCCCAGAAAGGAGCACAAGTGGATATCAGCAACAGGTCTAGCTGATACCGCCGCAACGAGAGCTTCGGCGGGTTTCAAGTCACAAAAGATTAGCCCGCTACGGTTAAATCAAGGATCCAGTTCAACTCCAGCAAAGAAGAGGCACATCCCTCtgggtgatgacgatgagactgACGATGGAGATGACTTGGATTTAGCTACGCCCTCACGCGTTACGGCTACAAAGGCAGCACGCACGGCCCATACATCTAGTCCAGCAATGCCGCGATCAACTCCACGGACAGCATTTAGTACTCCTCGCTCACTGAAGTCAGCTATGAACACAACTTCGCGGCCGGGCTCTAGCGTCAAGCGACCAACAGCACCTGGAGGAAGCCAAGCACGTAAGATAAGCAAAAGCCGAGATACTCAAGAAGAtatcgatgacgatgatccTTTTGGGATCAACAAACGAAGGATTCAACGCCAAAAGTCAAGGGAACAGTTCCGCAAAACGGAAGAGAAAATAGCCTCTAAACCATCACTTGACGATATCCCTTCATTCCTCTGA